In a single window of the Nilaparvata lugens isolate BPH chromosome 1, ASM1435652v1, whole genome shotgun sequence genome:
- the LOC120349806 gene encoding fragile X mental retardation syndrome-related protein 1 homolog encodes MSVQTDRVSAAIGHFLAASSLCNPLIIAPKSKMDDLEVEVCGEIGAYYKAYVTDVFEKEVSVVFENE; translated from the exons ATGTCTGTGCAGACGGATAGAGTTTCCGCTGCGATTGGACATTTTCTAGCTGCTAGCTCACTCTGCAACCCGTTGATCATAGCTCCAAAATCCAAGATGGATGACTTGGAAGTAGAAGTATGCGGCGAGATTGGTGCCTATTATAAG GCTTACGTCACTGATGTTTTTGAGAAAGAGGTGTCAGTTGTGTTTGAGAATGAGTAA